The Gloeomargarita sp. SKYB120 genomic interval TGTCTGGTGTATTGGGAGCGACGGCTTGGGGGTTGCTGGCAACCTGGGTGCAGCGGCCATGGCAAGCGGTGGCGGCGATTACGATGGCGTCCCTGGCGACGGCGCTGGGGGATGTGATTGCCGATTCGCTGGTGGTGGAACGGGTGCGTGGGGCCAGCCAGAGCCATACGGGGTCGTTGCAATCTTTGTGCTGGGGGACCAGCGCCCTGGGCGGCGTCATCACCGCGTATTTCAGCGGGGCGTTGCTAGACCGTCTGGGGACGCGGGCGGTGTTTGGGATTACCGCGCTGTTTCCGATGCTCGTGACGCTGGGAGCGTTTTGGGTGCAGGAGCTGCGCCAGCCCCGCCAAAAACAAGTGGTGACGCAGGTGGTGGGCCAGATTCAGCAGCTGTGGACAGCAGTCAAACAACCGGGCATTCTCATGCCGACGGCGTTTTTGTTCCTATGGCAAGCCACGCCCACGTCCGATACGGCGTTTTTCTTCTTTGTGACCAATGAGTTGCACTTCCCGCCGGAATTTTTGGGACGGGTGCGATTGGTGACCAGCGTGGCGGCCCTAGTCGGCGTGTGGATTTTCCAGCGCTATTTGCGAGACGTGCCGATTCGCCGGATGTTGCTCTGGACAACGGTACTTTCTAGCGCGTTGGGGATGACCAGTCTGCTGCTGGTGACCCATACCAATCGGCTGCTGGGGATTCCGGACCGCTGGTTTAGTTTAGGTGACAGCGCCATTTTGACCGTCATGGGGGAGATTGGCTTTATGCCGGTGCTGGTGCTGGCCGCCCGGTTATGCCCCCCCGGTATCGAAGCCAGTTTGTTTGCCCTGTTGATGTCGGTGCTGAACTTGGCTGGGGGAGTTGCTCACGAATTGGGTGCGTTGCTCACGCATCTGCTAGGCATCACCGAAACCCAGTTCGACCGGCTCTGGCTGCTGGTGACGATTACCAATCTCAGTAGCTTGCTCCCACTGCCCCTGTTGGGCTGGTTGCCGGAAGACAAGGCAACTACCAAGCCTGAACTACCACCGGCGGTGGTGGCCGATGCAGTTGTCCTGGGGGACGTGGCGCCGGGGTTGCACTTTGAAGCGGTTGAGGTGGAGTCCTAAAACACTTGTTCGACTTCGGCGATTTCGGGAATGAATTCCTTGAGCCGCCGCTCGATGCCCATGCGCAACGTCATGGTGGAACTGGGACAAGCGCCGCACGCGCCCTGTAACCGCAACCGCACGATGGGGCCGTCAATTTCCACGAGTTCAACATTTCCCCCATCAGCCATCAAGTAAGGGCGCATCTCGTCTAGCACTTTTTCCACATTTTCCACAGTCAACGGCAACGTCTCCATAGGAAGGCTCCACAAACAAGCAGTCTCAGGTGAATTTTCCCTGTCGGTCAGGCTATGATGGGACAGGGATATGGGTGAAACGCCCATCCTTAGTGTACCGTGAAAGCTCAGTTGGGGGGAAACGTGACAGAGATGGCCCTAGCGCCGTTGGCGGCAACCGACCCGGTGGTGGCTGACTTGATTGCCCAGGAGTTGCAGCGGCAACGGGATCATTTGGAGTTAATTGCCAGTGAAAATTTTGCGTCGCCGGCGGTGATGGCGGCCCAAGGGTCGGTGCTGACGAATAAATATGCCGAGGGTCTGCCGGGGAAACGTTATTACGGCGGGTGTGAGGTGATTGACGCAATTGAGCAACTGGCGATTGACCGGGCCAAGGAATTGTTCGGCGCGGCCCATGCCAACGTGCAACCCCACTCCGGCGCCCAGGCAAACCAGGCGGTGTTTCTGGCGCTACTGCAACCGGGGGATACGATTCTCAGCATGGATTTGAGCCATGGCGGGCATTTAACCCACGGCTCGCCGGTGAATCTATCAGGGATGTGGTTCCGGGCGGTGCATTACGGGGTGCATCCGGAGACCCACCGGTTGGATTACGACCAGATTCGGGATTTGGCGCGGCAACACCGGCCCAAGCTGATCATCTGCGGGTATTCCGCCTACCCTCGGCAAATTGATTTCGCGGCGTTCCGGGCGATTGCCGATGAGGTGGGGGCGTACCTACTGGCGGACATGGCCCATATTGCGGGGTTGGTCGCTGCCGGGGTGCATCCCAGTCCGTTGCCCCATTGCCATGTGGTGACCACGACCACCCACAAAACCTTGCGCGGGCCGCGTGGTGGGTTGATTCTCACCAATGACCCGGAGCTAGGCAAGAAGCTGGATAAAGCGGTGTTTCCGGGAATTCAAGGCGGGCCACTGGAGCATGTGATTGCCGCCAAGGCGGTGGCGTTCGGGGAAGCTTTGCGCCCGGACTTCCGTGCGTACATCCAGCAGGTGGTGCGCAATGCCCAGGCGTTGGCCCGAGGATTGCAGGAACGGGGATTGACGGTCATCAGCGGCGGCACGGATAACCATCTGGTGCTGGTGGATGTGCGACCCACGGGATTGACGGGGAAAGCGGCGGATGCCCTGCTGGGGGCGATTAACGTGACGGTGAATAAAAACACGATTCCCTTCGACCCGCAGTCGCCGTTTGTAACCAGCGGGATTCGCTTGGGGACGCCGGCCATGACCACCCGCGGGTTTGGCGAGTCGGAATTTGAGGAAGTGGCTGACATCATTGCCCACCGGTTGTACCATCCGGAGGACCTCTCGGGCCGAGAACGGGTAGCGGCCTTGTGTCGGCGTTTTCCCCTGTACAGCCATTTACCCCAGCGAGAGCCGGTGCCGGTGTAGCAATGCCCTTCCATCTGCTGGCGTTTTTGTTGGCGGCGGGCGTGGTGCTGTGGGTGACCCCCTGGGTCAAGCAGTGGGGACTGCAGGTGGGTTCAGTGGATGTCCCCAATGACCGGAAAATTCACCGGCAACCAATGGTGCGCATTGGCGGTGTGGCCATTTTTGCGGGTTACCTGGTGGCGCTGCTGGTGGTCTGGTGGGCGGGGGGATTTGTAGATGCCCAGGGCCAACCCTTGCGGGCGCAGGCGGATGCCCAGATGTGGGCGACGACGGTCGGGGGCTTGTGTTTTTTTCTGATTGGGCTGGCGGACGATTTGTTTTCCCTGTCGCCGGGGTCGCGGTTGGTGATGCAGATGGCGGTGGCGGGAGGCGTGTGGGCTTGGGGTGTGCGCATTGATTCTTTGACCTTGCCGGGGCTGGGGTTGGTGTCGCTGGGGCCATTGAGTTTGCCCTTGACGCTGCTGTGGCTGGTGGGAATGGCCAATGCCATCAATATGGTGGACGGGGTGGATGGCCTGGCGGCGGGTGTTTCTGGGATTGCGGCGGCGGTGCTTTTGGTCGTGACCCAGTTTATGGGCCAACCGGCGGCGGCATTGTTGGCGGCGGCGCTGGCGGGAGCATGCTTGGGCTTTTTGCGCTACAACTTTAACCCGGCGCAGATTTTTATGGGCGATGGCGGCGCTTATTTCATGGGATTTACCCTGGCGGCCATCGGCACGATTGGCATGGTGAAGCGGGTGACGACTGCAGCGGTGGTGTTGCCCTACATCATCCTGGCGGTGCCGTTGCTAGATATGACCTGGGTGGTGATCGACCGGTTGCGGCGCGGCAAGTCTCCTTTTTTTCCAGATCAACGGCATTTGCACCACCGGTTGTTGCGGGCGGGTCTGTCTCAACGGGAAACGGTAACGGTGATCTATAGCTTGACCCTGTGGGCGGGGAGTGTGGCGCTGGCGCTGGCAGATTTCCCGGGGTCGCCGGTCTATGTGGCGATTGCCACCCTGTTGCTGGGGTTTATAGCGTGGAGCGTGTGGCAACGGCGAAAACCATGACCACCATTGGCTTTGGGTTGATTGGCACAGGGTATGCGGCCAGCCGGCGGGCGGAATGTCTGGCGCAGGACCCACGCGGGCGCTTGGTGGCGGTGGCGGGGCACACCTGGGACAAGGTGCAACAGTTTGTCGGTCAATATCCAGCCGAGGCCTGCACCGACTGGCGTGAGGTCATTCATCACCCCGATGTGGACATTGTGATCGTGGCGACGGTGAATGCGCTACATGGGGAAATTGCCGCCCAAGCGCTGGCAGCCGGCAAAGGGGTGCTGGTGGAATATCCGTTGGCGTTGGATTACACCCAGGCGGCCCAGGTGGTGCAGCAGGCGCGGGCGCGGGGCTTGTTTCTCCACGTGGAGCACATTGAACTGCTGAGTCCGATTCATCAGGCGTTGCGGGAGGTCTTGCCGAAACTGGGTCGAGTGACCTACGGGCGGTCAGTGAACCTGGTGGCCCAGTACCCAGCTCCCCGCAAGTGGACCTACCACCGGGAATTATTTGGTTTCCCTTTCACCGCCGGGCTGGCGCGGCTCAACCGGCTCTTGGATTTGCTGGGGCCAGTGGCGTGGGTCTTTTGTGACGAAGCATTCGAGGACGCTGGCGATGGTTATTACCGCAGTTGCCGGTGCAACGCCCAATTGGGATTTGCGGGGGGCGCGTTTGTGGAATTGACCTACGGCAAAGGCGAATGCATTTGGGAAGACCGGCGGCATTTCAGCTTGCACGGCGACCAGGGCGGCGTCATTTTTGAAGGCGACCAAGGGGAATGGATCACCCCAACCCAACAGCAACCCATCCCGCTCAGCGGTCGCCAAGGATTATTTCACAAGGACATGACCTGCGTGCTTGACCATCTCACCCAAGGCGCGCCCCTGTACACCACACCGGAAAAAAGTCTCGCAGCGCTGCGGGTGGCTACGGCGTTACAGGCGTCGGCTCAGGCGCACCAGCGGGTAGTTCTGGCGGAATGGGAGTTACCTGGGGCGGCGACGTCGCTTCAGCGGGCTTAGGAGGATTGATGTTACTACCGGGAAGCCAGCCTGCAGACAAGATGACCGTCGTACCCATAAATACCACGGCCAAACTCCAGGTCACACGGTTCAGCGTCGTTTCAGCGCTGCGGGTGCTGCTGAATAACTGCGCTTGACCCCCAATCGCGGCAATCCCTTCACCTTTAGGACTGTGCAACAGGATCAATATCACCAGCGCCACCGCACTAAAGAGCCAGATGGCTTCCACCAGCGTCACAATGCTCATCGCTCTATCCTTGCCAAGGCCCCTTTCATTTTACCCTAGGTCTCCTGATGCCAGTAACTCTCTCCTAGTGAATACTGCAACCCGCCCAGGTCTCAAACGCCAACAATCAAGCTCACTGTACAGCCACAGTAGAAGCAGGTTAAAGAGTGTCGGTTCTTGCCGAACCATTCGGGCACAAAAAACTGGACTGCGTAGAGTAACAATTGTTTTCACTTTCGCGGCATGGGTGACGACAATCTTGGACGCAGAAACTGTGATTTTTTCCAAGACTCTCTGCCATCCTTTCATCCTACAGCCAAGTATTGATATTTTGAAAGTTTCAAGTGAATAATTGCACCGTCAATACTTGCCCTTAAAACCCCTATGGGATCGCAGTTATTCACCCCGGAGTGGACCTGTTGTCATCAGTAAGTTGAACTCTCAATATTTCTATCACTTCTCAAGCTGCAAGGCAAAGTTGCATCCTTGGTTTTCTGAACTCGTTTGATAAACTTAAGCATCTTACAAGGTAGAGCTTCTGAATTTCTCTTTCATAGCTAGTCTCAGTTTTTTAGGCTTGTCATATCTTAGGTCGTAGGGCACAGCCCATCCCTCGTTTTACCGTCATCTCGCTAACATAAACTAAATAATACGACTACAATTCTACTTCTTATCCGCATTGTACAGCTACTACGCAGAACATTCTTATTTCGGATAACAGTAAAATTGGTCGAGTTTACAAGCGCATGGTGCAGAGAGCAAAAAACGGATGCGGTGTCAAGCCTATTGGCCCCCTATGTGCAGCGACAATTGCTATCGCCACATCCATCCTGGTACGACAAGGGGGGTCTTCTTCGGAATCCATTGACCCCGAATGGCCTGTAACCCAGGTGGATGTTCTGGTGTATGGGGATGAACCGGCTGGGGTCGCCGCCGCCATTCAAGCTGGGCGAGGTTTGGCGGGACAGGGGCGGGTGGTTCTGGTGCGCTCGCAACCGGAATGGGCCTGGGTCGGAGGGGTCTGGACGCGCGGTGGATTGGCTTACCTGGACCGCAACCAACGGCGAGGTCATCCGCCTGCCTGCCCCTTCTACCGAGAGTTGCTGGAGACGGCAAACGTCCAACGGGTTGCGGCCAATGCCAGCCTGATGGACTGGGGAATGCGGCAGCTACTGGCAGCAGCGGGCGTCCAACTGGTGCATCAGACGCGCTTGCAACCCAAGGTGCAGGGCTCGCGCATCGAATGGCTGGCAGGTGGCGGACAACGCTGGACAGCGCAGGTGGTGATTGATGCCACACCCGAAGCCGATGTGGCACGAGCGGCGGGTTTGGCCTACGAGAAGGGATTTGCCGCGTTGGGACTCCCAAACGACACCCTGGCGGTGTCGCCTGTGTTTGAATTAGCCCCCTTGACGCTTTCCCAGTTGGCCGCCATTGAACGCCGTATTTTGACCAATCCCCTGCTGCTGGAAGAACTCCGGGCCAAGATTGTCCAGGACAACCGCCCCGAAGAGGCCCAACTCCTGCTGCGCAATTTTCATTTGCCAATGAGAGTGCAGGGGGACTTTGCCGATGTGTACAGTTCCGCCTTGGGCGCTGCCTATCACCGGTCTCGGGGCTTGCCGTTTCGGATGGGCAACCGGGTTTTTCTAGACCGAGGCAATGTAGCCGCTGTGGCGCCTGACCGTCTATCCTTCAACGGCTTGCTGTTTCAGCTCTCCACCCGCGAGGTGGAACGCCTGGTGCAGCAACAGCGCCGCCTCACGCCCCCGATGTACCGGGAACTCCAGCAGTTCCAAGCCTGGTTGCGCCGATTTCCCGAAGCAGCCCAGGTGCAGGTGTTTCCCCCGCTAGAAGTGTACGTGCGCCACCTGGTGACCGTCACCGAGGTGTTGGACCTAATGCCAGTTGAGCGCATTCTCCAAGGAGGCGTGGAACCAGAAAAGGCAATCGGCACGTTCCGCTACGCCTTTGACGCGCGGGGGGGCATCCCTGGGTGGTCCCACCGTCTCCCACCGACGGTCACATTTCGCTACGGCGTGGGCAGTTCCCTAACGCGCCTGGAGAATTTCGCCGTTGTGGGTGGGAACGCTGGTTTCCCTGGACTGGCGGCTACCGTCGGACGTATCGAGGAGCGCAAGGTTTGCACAGGTGCCTATCTCGGGCAATTAGCAGCGCGGGCAGTGCTTACGCAACAACCCCTGGTTAGGCAGAGCCCTTTGCCGGCACCACCCTGAACCGCACGGTCGCGATGACTTCCGGGTGAAGGCGTACCTGGGCCTCGTAAGTTCCCAATTTGCGGATGTCCGGAATCGTGATGTCGCGGCGGTCCACCACCTGGCCCGTACCAGCTTGGATCATCTCCGCCACGTCCTGCTCGGTCACGCGCCCAAACAACTGCCCCTGTTCGCCCGCCTTCATTGGCAGGGTCAACAGACCAATCACCTCTAGGGCCGTCTTGCGGGCCAGGGCTTCTTCCTTCTCCTGCAGCTTGCGTTGCTGCTCCAACGCTTGCCGTCGCTCGATTTGCCGCAGTACGGTGGGAGTCGCCGCCACCGCTTTGCCCTGGGGGATCAAATAATTGCGCGCATAGCCTGGAGCTACATCCACCACGTCGCCCGCCGCCCCTAGTTTTGGAATCGCGGTCGTTAACACCACCTGTACCCGCTTCGCCATCGCGTCAACCGGTTTTTAGAATTGGGACAAAAGATAACTATACCGTAATCCCAGGAATAGACACAAGCAGTCATTTCGGTACACAAAGGTGGTGGTTATTGTTACAATACCTTCAAATGCTTTTAAGGAATCTTGCGTTTCACAACACGGCTGGGGTTGTTAGCCTAGGGTTGTTTGAGCTGACGCGTCTCCTATTGGTTTAAGAAGGGTATATGGTGGAAACGGTGCAATCCAAGTCGCTGACCCCAACAGAAAAGTTCCGCTGGTCATCGGTTCTTCTAGGTCTGGCATTAATTTTGTGTCTGGTTTTGCTGAGCTGGGGATGGTCGCGAGTTTCGACGCCGGACCCCTATGTGCAGACGGTGCTTAGCTTGGTGGGAGACCCGGTGCGGGGCAGGGACATCTTTCTACAAAATTGCGCCAGTTGTCATGGGGTGCAGGGGGCGGGTCATGTCGGACCTTCGTTGCAAGGTGTGACCAAGCGGCGGTCAGCCCAGCAGATTATCGCTCAGGTGACGGGGGGTAAAACGCCGCCCATGCCCCAGTTTCAGCCCAGCCCCCAAGCGATGGCGGATTTGTTGCGCTATCTGGAGCAACTGCCTGCGAAGTAGATGGGATTGGCTCCCTGGCGAGTGCCTTTGGCGCGGGCGTTGCACCGGAATCGGGCACTGGTCTATAGCCGTTATGCCCAACTGGCGACGGTGGATGCCCAGGGCCGGCCCCACAACCGTACGCTGGTGTTTCGGGGCTTTTGCCGGGATACGGACACCCTGGCCTTTGTCACAGACCGGCGCAGTGAGAAGGTCCAGCAGATTGACCACCAGCCCTGGGGCGAGTTGTGCTGGTATTTTCCCCAGACGCGGGAGCAGTTTCGGCTGGCGGGTGTGTTGGAGCTGGTGGATAGCCACCACCGGGACCCGCTGGCCCAGGCAGAACGCCGGGAACGCTGGCAAACCCTTTCAACCGCCAGCCGGCAACAGTTTCTCTGGCCCCACCCCGGTCAACCGCGCACCGGCGACTGGCGAGTGGAGGACGCGGTTCCGGCAGAGCCGCCCGCGCACTTTTGTGTCCTATGGCTGCATCCCCAGCAGGTGGACCACCTGGAATTGCGCGGCCAACCCCAAAACCGCTATCGCTACTGGCGCACGCCGTCGGGGGAATGGGCGATGGTGGAAGTGAATCCCTAAAGCTACTCGCGCCGGTCCGGGGTGTGGAGCACCACGCCCTGGAGTTGCTCAATGGCGGCCAAGGCGGCCCGCGACCCCGCCAAGATGTCCCGTTCTTCGCCCCCTAGATACACGCGCCCGAAACTGCCAAACGGTTGCACTTCCAGGATGTTGATCAGAGCGGCTTTTTCTGCCTCGTTGGCCGCCAAAGGCGCGTAGGCCGCCGGTTCCACCTCTAGGATGTACAGCGTCTGGCCTGCCAGGATCATTTGGCCCCGGCGCATCCGGTTGATAAGCTGGGCCTGGTGCGGGTCAATGTTGCGGATCACCTGGCTGGAGACCACGCGGGGTTTGAGGCGTTCCTGTTCCTTGACCCCTAGCGCCGCCAAAATCGCCTGGCCTGCCGCACGCACGTCTCCCTGGCGACTGGCGTGGATTTCCAGCAGGCCGTACAGGCGTTCCACCACCTGCACTCCCGGTCGCACCAGGTTGGACTTGAGAGCCACGTCAGTAATCCGGTTGATTTCAATCCCCGGCGAAATTTCCACCCACAGGGACGCATCGCCTGGCAAGGGCAAGAAACCCGAGGCCACCGTCCCCAGGTAGGCGGCATACTGGGGTTGCAGGCTGTCGATGTACACGTAGCTGCGCAGGATGACACCCACCGGTCGGCTCCCCGCCCGTCCATACCCAGTGTAGGGGCAACCGGTCCAAACGTTTTGCA includes:
- a CDS encoding cytochrome c, whose product is MVETVQSKSLTPTEKFRWSSVLLGLALILCLVLLSWGWSRVSTPDPYVQTVLSLVGDPVRGRDIFLQNCASCHGVQGAGHVGPSLQGVTKRRSAQQIIAQVTGGKTPPMPQFQPSPQAMADLLRYLEQLPAK
- a CDS encoding FAD-dependent oxidoreductase, whose translation is MDVLVYGDEPAGVAAAIQAGRGLAGQGRVVLVRSQPEWAWVGGVWTRGGLAYLDRNQRRGHPPACPFYRELLETANVQRVAANASLMDWGMRQLLAAAGVQLVHQTRLQPKVQGSRIEWLAGGGQRWTAQVVIDATPEADVARAAGLAYEKGFAALGLPNDTLAVSPVFELAPLTLSQLAAIERRILTNPLLLEELRAKIVQDNRPEEAQLLLRNFHLPMRVQGDFADVYSSALGAAYHRSRGLPFRMGNRVFLDRGNVAAVAPDRLSFNGLLFQLSTREVERLVQQQRRLTPPMYRELQQFQAWLRRFPEAAQVQVFPPLEVYVRHLVTVTEVLDLMPVERILQGGVEPEKAIGTFRYAFDARGGIPGWSHRLPPTVTFRYGVGSSLTRLENFAVVGGNAGFPGLAATVGRIEERKVCTGAYLGQLAARAVLTQQPLVRQSPLPAPP
- a CDS encoding Gfo/Idh/MocA family oxidoreductase — protein: MTTIGFGLIGTGYAASRRAECLAQDPRGRLVAVAGHTWDKVQQFVGQYPAEACTDWREVIHHPDVDIVIVATVNALHGEIAAQALAAGKGVLVEYPLALDYTQAAQVVQQARARGLFLHVEHIELLSPIHQALREVLPKLGRVTYGRSVNLVAQYPAPRKWTYHRELFGFPFTAGLARLNRLLDLLGPVAWVFCDEAFEDAGDGYYRSCRCNAQLGFAGGAFVELTYGKGECIWEDRRHFSLHGDQGGVIFEGDQGEWITPTQQQPIPLSGRQGLFHKDMTCVLDHLTQGAPLYTTPEKSLAALRVATALQASAQAHQRVVLAEWELPGAATSLQRA
- a CDS encoding serine hydroxymethyltransferase, whose amino-acid sequence is MALAPLAATDPVVADLIAQELQRQRDHLELIASENFASPAVMAAQGSVLTNKYAEGLPGKRYYGGCEVIDAIEQLAIDRAKELFGAAHANVQPHSGAQANQAVFLALLQPGDTILSMDLSHGGHLTHGSPVNLSGMWFRAVHYGVHPETHRLDYDQIRDLARQHRPKLIICGYSAYPRQIDFAAFRAIADEVGAYLLADMAHIAGLVAAGVHPSPLPHCHVVTTTTHKTLRGPRGGLILTNDPELGKKLDKAVFPGIQGGPLEHVIAAKAVAFGEALRPDFRAYIQQVVRNAQALARGLQERGLTVISGGTDNHLVLVDVRPTGLTGKAADALLGAINVTVNKNTIPFDPQSPFVTSGIRLGTPAMTTRGFGESEFEEVADIIAHRLYHPEDLSGRERVAALCRRFPLYSHLPQREPVPV
- the secG gene encoding preprotein translocase subunit SecG, with amino-acid sequence MSIVTLVEAIWLFSAVALVILILLHSPKGEGIAAIGGQAQLFSSTRSAETTLNRVTWSLAVVFMGTTVILSAGWLPGSNINPPKPAEATSPPQVTPIPPELPAGAPEPTPVTP
- the rplI gene encoding 50S ribosomal protein L9, with translation MAKRVQVVLTTAIPKLGAAGDVVDVAPGYARNYLIPQGKAVAATPTVLRQIERRQALEQQRKLQEKEEALARKTALEVIGLLTLPMKAGEQGQLFGRVTEQDVAEMIQAGTGQVVDRRDITIPDIRKLGTYEAQVRLHPEVIATVRFRVVPAKGSA
- a CDS encoding undecaprenyl/decaprenyl-phosphate alpha-N-acetylglucosaminyl 1-phosphate transferase, yielding MPFHLLAFLLAAGVVLWVTPWVKQWGLQVGSVDVPNDRKIHRQPMVRIGGVAIFAGYLVALLVVWWAGGFVDAQGQPLRAQADAQMWATTVGGLCFFLIGLADDLFSLSPGSRLVMQMAVAGGVWAWGVRIDSLTLPGLGLVSLGPLSLPLTLLWLVGMANAINMVDGVDGLAAGVSGIAAAVLLVVTQFMGQPAAALLAAALAGACLGFLRYNFNPAQIFMGDGGAYFMGFTLAAIGTIGMVKRVTTAAVVLPYIILAVPLLDMTWVVIDRLRRGKSPFFPDQRHLHHRLLRAGLSQRETVTVIYSLTLWAGSVALALADFPGSPVYVAIATLLLGFIAWSVWQRRKP
- a CDS encoding pyridoxamine 5'-phosphate oxidase family protein, which produces MGLAPWRVPLARALHRNRALVYSRYAQLATVDAQGRPHNRTLVFRGFCRDTDTLAFVTDRRSEKVQQIDHQPWGELCWYFPQTREQFRLAGVLELVDSHHRDPLAQAERRERWQTLSTASRQQFLWPHPGQPRTGDWRVEDAVPAEPPAHFCVLWLHPQQVDHLELRGQPQNRYRYWRTPSGEWAMVEVNP
- a CDS encoding NifU family protein, with product METLPLTVENVEKVLDEMRPYLMADGGNVELVEIDGPIVRLRLQGACGACPSSTMTLRMGIERRLKEFIPEIAEVEQVF
- a CDS encoding folate/biopterin family MFS transporter; the encoded protein is MPTPSASAWSAWVQRRLLLGWEPTPELLAILLVYFVQGVIGLARLAVSFFLKDELGLTPATVAALTGIAALPWMVKPLLGLVADGLPLAGYRRRSYLMLSGVLGATAWGLLATWVQRPWQAVAAITMASLATALGDVIADSLVVERVRGASQSHTGSLQSLCWGTSALGGVITAYFSGALLDRLGTRAVFGITALFPMLVTLGAFWVQELRQPRQKQVVTQVVGQIQQLWTAVKQPGILMPTAFLFLWQATPTSDTAFFFFVTNELHFPPEFLGRVRLVTSVAALVGVWIFQRYLRDVPIRRMLLWTTVLSSALGMTSLLLVTHTNRLLGIPDRWFSLGDSAILTVMGEIGFMPVLVLAARLCPPGIEASLFALLMSVLNLAGGVAHELGALLTHLLGITETQFDRLWLLVTITNLSSLLPLPLLGWLPEDKATTKPELPPAVVADAVVLGDVAPGLHFEAVEVES